A region from the Desulfomarina profundi genome encodes:
- a CDS encoding HAD-IIA family hydrolase gives MCMLNKDVFCERLKRVKCILLDLDGTLYEEDRLFDCTLEFLEGLDRAGIQIIYLTNNSSKGRSDYFSKLRSLGISLREDEIYSSGDATLDYLRRCTDFSRVFLLGTPSLEAAFVKAGFELTPDGQCVVMGFDRTLTYDKLNQAYQLLVSGVPFIVTHPDTLCPMKDGRFDIDLGALMQPLIHATGVKPLIIGKPHAPLIDGLLAKFSFDLDSLAIMGDRLYTDIRTGRDNNFLSILVLTGEASRDDVAASSVVPDFILERNVDLLRYLP, from the coding sequence ATGTGTATGTTGAATAAAGATGTTTTTTGTGAGCGGTTAAAAAGAGTGAAATGTATCCTTCTCGATCTTGACGGGACCCTCTATGAAGAGGACCGGCTTTTTGACTGTACATTGGAATTTCTGGAGGGCCTGGACAGGGCGGGAATACAAATAATCTATCTTACCAATAATTCCTCTAAGGGCAGGAGTGACTATTTCAGTAAGCTGCGCTCCCTGGGGATATCTCTTCGGGAGGATGAGATTTATTCCTCCGGGGACGCCACCCTGGATTACCTGCGGCGATGTACTGATTTTTCACGTGTTTTTCTGCTGGGAACTCCTTCTCTGGAAGCGGCCTTTGTGAAGGCCGGATTTGAACTGACCCCGGATGGCCAATGTGTGGTCATGGGGTTCGACAGAACCCTGACCTATGATAAACTCAACCAGGCTTATCAGTTACTGGTTTCCGGCGTGCCGTTCATCGTCACCCACCCTGATACCCTGTGTCCCATGAAAGACGGCAGATTTGATATCGATCTCGGGGCCCTGATGCAGCCGCTCATCCATGCAACCGGAGTAAAGCCGCTTATTATCGGCAAACCCCATGCACCCCTGATAGACGGGCTTCTGGCAAAATTTTCATTTGATCTTGATTCTCTGGCAATTATGGGTGACAGGCTCTATACCGATATCCGTACGGGACGGGACAATAATTTTCTTTCCATCCTTGTTCTTACAGGAGAGGCCAGCCGTGACGATGTGGCAGCATCATCGGTGGTGCCTGATTTTATCCTGGAGAGAAATGTGGATCTGCTCCGCTACCTCCCGTGA
- a CDS encoding ABC transporter substrate-binding protein has protein sequence MNKVRSKTRSVAMVFLGLFLLSLSTLAVATELTMFYPVAVGGALTKLVDKLVQDFEAENPGITVKAIYSGNYSDTMTKAMTALKGGNPPHLSVILSTEIFTLIDNDAILPFDDLISTPEEKKWLDSFYPALMENARTGGKTWSVPFQRSTIVMYYNKDAFREAGLDPDAPPATWDELVAMGKKLVVKNNAGKVTRWGLEIPSTGYPYWMFGALARQNSEVLMNGDGTKTYFDKPGVVQALEFWKSLGKDHSIMPSGTIEWGTLRTDFLEQKTAIMWHSTGNLTAVKKNATFDFGVAMLPAKKERGTPTGGGNFYIFKKTTPEERAAALKFIKWMTQPVRTAQWSIGTGYMGTRPDAYETAELKAYVKSFPPAAVARDQLKYATAELSVHENGRVYKILNDAIQSALTDAKSPEKALKDAQKQAERILRRYR, from the coding sequence ATGAACAAAGTAAGGTCGAAGACTCGATCAGTGGCAATGGTTTTCCTGGGCCTGTTTCTGCTTTCCCTGTCAACCCTGGCAGTTGCGACGGAACTGACGATGTTTTACCCGGTTGCGGTCGGCGGAGCGCTGACGAAACTGGTGGATAAGCTTGTCCAGGATTTTGAAGCTGAAAATCCTGGCATTACCGTCAAGGCCATTTATTCAGGTAATTATTCAGATACCATGACAAAGGCGATGACGGCGCTCAAGGGTGGTAACCCTCCCCATCTTTCCGTTATTCTCTCAACCGAGATATTTACTCTTATTGATAATGACGCCATTCTACCATTTGATGACCTTATTTCCACACCGGAGGAAAAAAAGTGGTTGGACAGCTTCTATCCGGCTCTGATGGAAAATGCCCGCACCGGTGGCAAGACCTGGTCTGTACCGTTCCAGCGTTCGACCATCGTCATGTATTACAATAAGGATGCTTTCAGAGAAGCGGGACTTGATCCGGATGCACCGCCGGCAACCTGGGATGAACTGGTGGCCATGGGCAAAAAACTGGTTGTGAAAAATAATGCGGGAAAGGTTACCCGCTGGGGCCTGGAAATTCCTTCCACCGGCTACCCCTACTGGATGTTTGGTGCTCTTGCCAGGCAGAACAGTGAAGTGCTGATGAACGGCGACGGTACCAAAACCTATTTTGACAAGCCCGGTGTGGTTCAGGCGCTTGAGTTCTGGAAAAGCCTCGGTAAAGACCATTCAATAATGCCATCAGGCACAATTGAATGGGGAACCCTGCGCACTGATTTTCTGGAGCAGAAAACGGCCATCATGTGGCATTCAACGGGTAACCTGACTGCGGTTAAGAAAAACGCCACGTTTGATTTCGGTGTGGCCATGCTGCCCGCTAAAAAGGAAAGGGGAACTCCCACCGGCGGTGGAAATTTTTATATCTTTAAGAAAACGACTCCGGAAGAGAGGGCGGCAGCCCTGAAGTTCATCAAGTGGATGACTCAGCCGGTACGTACCGCACAGTGGAGCATAGGTACAGGTTACATGGGAACCCGTCCCGATGCTTATGAAACCGCGGAATTGAAGGCCTATGTCAAATCGTTTCCACCTGCAGCCGTGGCAAGAGACCAGTTGAAATATGCAACGGCCGAGCTGTCTGTCCATGAAAATGGCCGGGTTTATAAAATACTCAATGATGCGATTCAATCGGCCCTTACCGATGCAAAATCACCCGAGAAGGCATTGAAGGATGCCCAGAAACAGGCAGAGCGTATTCTGAGAAGATATCGTTGA
- a CDS encoding carbohydrate ABC transporter permease, giving the protein MRQGMPAMAKGVEAFGAWMLGALWLLPVVFAFWSAFHPAEYSTSFQLSAPLTLENFTRAWSYAPFPRYLLNTFVLVTLILAAQFVLCTLAAYGFARFDFFGKNVIFALVLLQLMIMPEVLLVENYRTISSLGLLDTIPAIGLPYMASAFGIFLLRQSFKTIPDELVEAAQVEGVSSVGILLKVYVPLAKSTYIAYGLVSVSYHWNNFLWPLVITSSVNSRPLTVGLAIFGAPESGVDWSIITAATVMTMAPLLVAFILFQRQFVQSFMHSGIK; this is encoded by the coding sequence ATGAGACAGGGGATGCCGGCCATGGCAAAAGGAGTGGAAGCTTTTGGTGCCTGGATGCTGGGGGCTCTGTGGCTCCTTCCTGTTGTTTTTGCTTTCTGGAGTGCTTTTCATCCTGCCGAATATTCAACGAGTTTTCAATTGTCTGCCCCTCTGACCCTGGAAAATTTCACCAGGGCCTGGTCATATGCACCCTTCCCCCGTTATCTACTGAATACTTTTGTGCTTGTGACCCTGATCCTGGCGGCCCAGTTTGTACTCTGCACCCTTGCCGCTTATGGATTCGCCCGGTTTGATTTTTTTGGAAAAAATGTGATTTTTGCCCTGGTTCTGTTGCAGCTGATGATCATGCCGGAAGTGCTTCTTGTTGAAAACTATCGTACCATCAGTTCCCTTGGGCTCCTTGATACCATTCCGGCCATTGGGCTGCCCTATATGGCCAGTGCTTTCGGTATTTTTCTTCTTCGCCAGTCATTTAAGACAATCCCTGATGAACTGGTGGAGGCAGCCCAGGTGGAAGGTGTCTCGTCGGTGGGTATACTACTGAAAGTCTATGTTCCTCTGGCAAAATCGACCTATATCGCTTACGGGCTTGTATCGGTGAGTTATCACTGGAATAATTTCTTATGGCCGCTGGTTATCACCAGTTCGGTCAACAGCCGCCCCCTCACCGTGGGACTGGCAATCTTCGGGGCACCGGAATCGGGTGTTGACTGGTCAATCATCACTGCGGCAACAGTTATGACCATGGCTCCGCTGCTGGTGGCATTTATTCTGTTTCAGCGCCAGTTTGTTCAGTCGTTTATGCATTCGGGAATAAAGTAA
- a CDS encoding transporter substrate-binding domain-containing protein: protein MKSHLSRLYITLFSLLFFSLATLSYGANIQQDIAKNSTIEKIKKRGVLRVGMDVFQPWAMRDKNGKFIGFEIDVATRLARDMGVKVQFVPTAWSGIIPALLTGKFDVIIGGMSITPKRALSVNFSIPYDYTGMSIVANKAKAAGFNSLESFNSPDVQIAVKLGTTAVAAARKFVPKAKLRMFDTEPQAYQELRNGNVHAVIGSAPKPAQEAADYSDTLFLPLDTTFTREPIGFAVRKGDPDTLAYFNSWITVVDMEGWLQERHDYWFMTKDWANLIK from the coding sequence ATGAAAAGTCATCTGTCTCGGCTGTACATTACACTTTTTTCACTCCTGTTTTTCTCTCTTGCAACCCTTTCATACGGCGCGAATATTCAACAGGATATTGCAAAAAACAGCACCATAGAGAAAATCAAAAAAAGAGGTGTGCTGCGGGTTGGCATGGACGTTTTCCAACCCTGGGCCATGCGGGACAAGAACGGTAAATTCATCGGCTTTGAAATCGATGTGGCTACCCGTCTGGCAAGGGATATGGGGGTAAAGGTGCAGTTCGTCCCCACTGCCTGGTCTGGAATAATCCCTGCTCTTCTTACCGGGAAATTTGATGTTATCATAGGTGGAATGTCCATCACTCCCAAACGGGCCCTTTCGGTCAACTTCTCTATCCCCTATGATTATACCGGCATGTCAATCGTCGCAAACAAGGCCAAGGCTGCAGGTTTTAATTCCCTTGAAAGCTTTAACAGTCCAGATGTACAGATAGCTGTCAAACTCGGCACAACAGCTGTTGCAGCAGCCAGGAAGTTCGTACCAAAAGCAAAACTGCGTATGTTTGACACGGAACCTCAGGCGTACCAGGAACTCCGCAACGGTAATGTTCACGCTGTCATCGGTTCAGCCCCCAAACCAGCCCAGGAGGCAGCCGACTACAGTGATACGCTTTTTCTGCCACTTGATACCACCTTTACAAGGGAGCCCATCGGGTTTGCAGTGAGAAAAGGCGATCCTGACACTCTCGCCTATTTCAACAGCTGGATCACCGTGGTGGACATGGAAGGATGGCTGCAGGAGAGGCATGATTACTGGTTCATGACCAAGGACTGGGCCAATCTCATCAAATAA
- a CDS encoding ABC transporter ATP-binding protein: protein MSTIVLKNICKSWGDTEALRDINLSCGKGELLVLLGPSGCGKSTTLRLIAGLETPTSGTIEIEGRDVSNLPPVKRNISMVFQNYALFPHLNVAENILFGLKARKVPKKERRKRLDEAVSLLGLSGFLERRPAQLSGGQRQRIALGRAIVAQVPVCLMDEPLSNLDAKLRQEMRQEIRLLQQRLKMSMVYVTHDQVEAMTIADKIILMKDGHIEQYGTPEDLYNLPATAFTGGFIGNPPMNILTPDAAIFAEFSTALFPAGDTKPILIGVRPEKIELSANSNIQGTVETVEYLGADSLLLCRTGDHSITVSVKGKAEVFPGDKVGLIWKEEDIHLFDAQTGRRIGITAGVRP, encoded by the coding sequence ATGTCTACAATTGTTCTAAAAAATATTTGTAAAAGCTGGGGAGATACGGAAGCTCTGCGCGATATTAACCTGAGCTGCGGTAAAGGTGAACTGCTTGTTCTTCTCGGACCTTCCGGTTGCGGAAAATCGACAACCCTGAGGCTTATCGCAGGTCTTGAAACGCCCACCTCGGGAACCATCGAAATCGAGGGGCGGGATGTTTCCAACCTGCCGCCGGTGAAGCGCAATATCTCCATGGTTTTTCAGAATTATGCCCTTTTTCCGCATCTGAATGTGGCGGAGAATATCCTTTTTGGCCTCAAGGCCCGCAAGGTGCCGAAAAAAGAGCGCAGGAAGCGTCTTGACGAGGCTGTTTCCCTGCTTGGTCTTTCCGGATTTCTTGAGCGCAGGCCGGCTCAACTCTCCGGAGGACAGCGGCAGAGAATTGCCCTGGGCAGGGCTATAGTGGCCCAGGTTCCAGTCTGTCTGATGGACGAACCCCTGTCGAATCTTGATGCCAAACTGCGTCAGGAAATGCGCCAGGAGATCCGTCTGCTCCAGCAACGACTGAAGATGTCTATGGTCTATGTTACCCATGACCAGGTGGAGGCTATGACCATCGCCGATAAAATCATCCTCATGAAGGACGGGCATATTGAGCAGTACGGTACCCCGGAAGATCTCTACAATCTGCCGGCAACCGCTTTTACCGGAGGATTTATCGGCAATCCCCCCATGAATATACTGACGCCTGATGCTGCTATTTTTGCCGAATTTTCTACCGCACTTTTTCCCGCAGGGGACACAAAACCGATTCTAATCGGTGTAAGGCCGGAAAAAATAGAGCTGTCTGCAAATTCAAATATCCAGGGAACAGTCGAAACTGTTGAATATCTGGGAGCGGACAGCCTGCTGCTCTGTCGTACCGGGGATCATTCCATTACTGTTTCTGTAAAAGGAAAGGCAGAGGTTTTTCCAGGAGATAAAGTGGGACTTATCTGGAAGGAAGAGGATATTCACCTGTTTGATGCACAGACGGGCAGACGGATTGGAATTACCGCCGGAGTACGTCCATGA
- a CDS encoding amino acid ABC transporter permease, with protein MPKFFRSPLFDISQFLLLMAAICWFTVHSVENLGYSWQWYRIPKFIFTMTEEGFRAGPLLEGLKFTLFISAVSLIFAMLIGLVTALLRISNSPIARGVATFYLEVSRNTPLLIQIFFIYFVLGPVLGLGRIPAAILALSLFEGAYTSEIFRSGILSVAKGQHEAASAIGLKPYHTYRFIILPQAIHTVLPPLTSQAISLIKDSALVSTIAIYDLTMQAQALIAETYLTFEIWFTVAAMYLVITISLSFLVSVLEKKLRLP; from the coding sequence ATGCCGAAATTTTTTCGTTCACCCCTTTTTGATATCAGCCAGTTCCTGCTGCTGATGGCAGCCATCTGCTGGTTTACCGTGCACAGTGTGGAAAACCTGGGTTACTCATGGCAGTGGTACAGGATTCCAAAATTCATCTTCACCATGACAGAAGAAGGATTCAGGGCGGGACCACTCCTGGAAGGGCTGAAATTCACCCTCTTCATCTCCGCTGTCAGCCTGATCTTTGCCATGCTCATCGGCCTTGTCACTGCATTACTGCGAATCTCCAATTCTCCCATTGCCCGCGGCGTGGCCACCTTCTACCTGGAAGTGAGCCGTAACACTCCTCTTCTTATCCAGATTTTTTTTATCTATTTCGTCCTTGGCCCGGTCCTCGGCCTGGGCAGGATTCCGGCGGCAATCCTGGCTCTCAGCCTCTTTGAAGGGGCCTACACCTCGGAGATTTTCCGCTCAGGTATCCTCTCTGTGGCCAAAGGTCAGCACGAGGCCGCCTCCGCCATCGGCCTGAAACCATACCACACCTACCGTTTTATCATCCTGCCCCAGGCCATCCACACCGTACTGCCCCCGCTCACCAGCCAGGCCATTTCCCTTATCAAAGATTCCGCGCTCGTCTCCACCATCGCCATCTATGACCTGACCATGCAGGCCCAGGCCCTTATCGCCGAAACCTACCTTACCTTTGAAATCTGGTTCACCGTGGCAGCCATGTACCTGGTAATCACTATCTCCCTTTCATTTCTTGTTTCAGTTCTGGAAAAAAAGCTCAGGTTACCGTAA
- a CDS encoding inorganic phosphate transporter, whose amino-acid sequence MLSLLGGVFLGWSLGANDASNIIGTAVSSKMMRFWPAALLASFFVIVGAVISGQAGIETLKGLTTLSVHQAVITSIAAAVTVTIMTVMALPVSTSQSVVGAILGMGILNNQLNFSGLGKVVLCWVGTPVGAAIIAVLLYRIMGFFYNRIPMTLFNSDHILRLGLILSASYGAYALGANNVANVTGVFVGAGMISVLTAAIIGGISIAFGILTFSRPVMETVGKKIVTLEPFSALVVSLALAMTIHLYTLVGVPVSSSQAVIGGVMGIGIVKGVNTVDISVLKRIFLAWIFTPVVACSVALLISYASRLRYIPL is encoded by the coding sequence ATGTTATCTCTTCTCGGTGGCGTTTTTCTCGGTTGGTCCCTTGGAGCCAATGACGCGTCCAATATTATCGGTACTGCGGTTTCCTCCAAGATGATGCGCTTCTGGCCCGCGGCTCTGCTGGCCTCTTTCTTCGTTATTGTCGGTGCTGTCATCTCCGGACAGGCAGGGATTGAAACTTTGAAAGGCCTGACCACACTTTCAGTTCACCAGGCGGTGATCACTTCTATTGCCGCAGCCGTTACCGTCACCATCATGACTGTGATGGCCCTGCCGGTTTCGACATCTCAGTCGGTGGTGGGAGCCATTCTCGGCATGGGTATTCTCAATAATCAGCTCAATTTTTCCGGTTTAGGCAAGGTCGTTCTCTGCTGGGTGGGTACTCCGGTGGGTGCGGCAATCATCGCCGTACTGCTCTACAGGATTATGGGTTTTTTTTATAACCGTATTCCAATGACGCTGTTCAACAGCGACCATATTCTGCGGCTCGGTTTAATTCTTTCCGCGAGTTACGGTGCTTATGCCCTTGGGGCCAACAATGTTGCCAACGTGACCGGGGTCTTTGTCGGTGCCGGCATGATCAGTGTGCTGACCGCGGCCATTATTGGCGGGATATCCATCGCTTTCGGTATCCTGACATTCAGCCGTCCGGTCATGGAGACCGTGGGTAAGAAAATCGTCACCCTGGAGCCGTTTTCCGCCTTGGTGGTCTCCCTGGCCCTGGCCATGACCATTCATCTGTACACCCTGGTCGGAGTACCAGTATCGAGCTCTCAGGCTGTTATAGGCGGGGTAATGGGCATCGGCATTGTCAAAGGGGTCAATACCGTGGATATCAGCGTACTCAAACGCATTTTTCTTGCCTGGATTTTTACCCCGGTGGTCGCCTGCTCCGTGGCCTTGTTGATCAGCTATGCTTCACGACTTCGCTATATTCCCCTGTAA
- a CDS encoding amino acid ABC transporter permease gives MHYKLKRITPLDCVVLLALFLFAGFICYRLFYSLNYRWNWSVIPTYMFRLNENTGKWEPNILLEGLFTTLRLSFWGMVLAILIGFLFGLMRVSTRLFFRLAGRTYIELIRNTPPLVLVFIFYYFITDQILVSFAIDEKILSSPAWLQKFISIFFADPPSLNPFLSGVLTLALFQGAYIAEIVRAGIQSIKQEQWESAWSLGLNKWQVMRLIILPEAIRIMLPPLGNEFINTVKWSSIVSIISIQELTFQGLQVMASTHATIELWITISVIYLLLCLTLSVIVAKIERRLSRFDSFFQTGAAEGN, from the coding sequence ATGCACTATAAATTAAAACGTATCACCCCCCTTGACTGCGTGGTTCTCCTCGCCCTTTTTCTTTTTGCAGGTTTTATCTGTTACAGGCTCTTTTACTCCCTGAACTACAGGTGGAACTGGTCAGTCATTCCCACCTACATGTTTCGCCTAAACGAAAACACAGGCAAATGGGAACCCAATATCCTGCTGGAGGGACTTTTTACGACCCTGCGACTCAGTTTCTGGGGGATGGTTCTGGCCATTCTGATCGGTTTTTTGTTCGGTTTGATGCGGGTTTCAACCAGGCTTTTTTTCCGCCTCGCCGGTCGAACGTATATTGAACTGATTCGAAACACCCCCCCGCTGGTACTGGTCTTTATTTTTTATTATTTCATCACCGATCAGATCCTGGTTTCCTTCGCCATTGACGAAAAAATACTGAGCAGTCCCGCCTGGCTGCAGAAGTTCATCTCGATTTTTTTCGCCGATCCCCCCTCTCTTAACCCCTTTCTTTCCGGTGTTCTTACCCTTGCTCTTTTCCAGGGTGCCTACATCGCGGAAATTGTCCGGGCAGGAATCCAATCCATCAAGCAGGAACAATGGGAATCCGCCTGGTCCCTGGGCCTCAATAAATGGCAGGTCATGCGCCTGATCATTCTGCCGGAGGCGATCCGTATCATGCTCCCGCCCCTGGGTAATGAATTTATCAATACCGTCAAATGGTCTTCAATTGTTTCCATCATCTCCATTCAGGAACTTACTTTCCAGGGACTGCAGGTCATGGCCTCTACCCATGCAACCATTGAACTGTGGATCACCATTTCAGTGATATACCTGCTTCTCTGCCTTACACTCTCTGTAATTGTCGCAAAAATAGAGAGACGACTCTCACGTTTTGATTCGTTTTTCCAGACAGGCGCGGCTGAAGGAAATTAA
- a CDS encoding DUF47 domain-containing protein — MFSFLFKKDTRVEELIYSYLDTFRQILENFDKALACCIARPRCEEFDFLMERTHKYESMADDILDKVNNLMFGKALIPDFRSDIMNLLISLDKIPNHLERTLFMIRYQRLEIPGEFVNDVEDIIRISLESCELLAQQVELFLKDKSGRRSLMSTIDRNESHCDHIERRIIAGIFESGELEPFFKLQFKELIVNIGDITDQADRVSKLINILTLKRRV; from the coding sequence ATGTTCAGTTTTCTTTTTAAGAAGGACACGCGGGTCGAGGAGCTGATTTACAGCTATCTTGATACATTTCGCCAGATTCTGGAGAATTTTGACAAGGCCCTGGCCTGCTGTATTGCCCGCCCCCGATGTGAGGAATTTGATTTCCTCATGGAACGGACCCATAAGTACGAGTCCATGGCTGACGATATCCTGGACAAGGTCAATAACCTGATGTTCGGAAAGGCGCTTATCCCTGATTTTCGCAGTGATATCATGAATCTTCTTATTTCCCTGGATAAGATCCCCAATCATTTGGAGAGAACACTGTTCATGATCCGCTACCAACGTCTGGAAATTCCGGGTGAATTTGTCAATGACGTGGAGGATATCATCCGCATCAGCCTTGAATCGTGTGAGCTGCTGGCTCAGCAGGTTGAGCTGTTCCTGAAAGACAAGAGCGGCAGACGCTCCCTGATGAGTACCATTGACCGCAATGAGAGCCATTGCGACCATATTGAAAGGCGGATCATTGCAGGTATTTTTGAATCCGGGGAGCTGGAACCGTTTTTTAAACTGCAGTTCAAGGAACTGATTGTCAATATCGGTGATATTACCGACCAGGCCGACAGGGTTTCCAAACTTATTAACATTCTTACCTTGAAACGGCGGGTGTAA
- a CDS encoding LacI family DNA-binding transcriptional regulator has translation MSTILDVAKLAGVSTATVSRVINSPEAVREETRDKVTEAMKLCKYKYNALARGFVTKQSNTIGLIIPTINNPVFAESTRGVQDYADRNNIQVLLGNTYYQYKQEEKLVETFREKQVDGLIITTTNPRGAVLKTLVDEEIPFVLLYSTVKKGPMTVVGVDNFRGGYRATEHLVKLGHRRIGMVAGRFSISDRSFHRWHGYRQCLKNNKISYDKALLIQTDYSLTGGRDAVKKLLSLKDPPTAFFCSNDFLALGAMKGARELGLQLPRDLSIVGFDDIRIASYVIPELTTIRQPAYDIGKLGADLLFQRIGGCMKPVHRMLDLSLIVRESTAGPVG, from the coding sequence ATGAGTACAATTCTCGATGTTGCAAAACTGGCTGGAGTGTCCACGGCCACCGTTTCCAGGGTAATAAACTCCCCGGAGGCCGTGCGGGAAGAGACCCGTGACAAGGTCACGGAGGCCATGAAGCTGTGCAAATACAAATACAATGCCCTGGCCCGTGGTTTTGTCACCAAGCAATCCAATACCATCGGTCTGATTATTCCGACAATTAATAATCCTGTTTTTGCTGAATCAACCAGGGGTGTACAGGACTATGCGGATCGCAACAATATCCAGGTGCTGCTGGGAAACACCTATTATCAGTATAAGCAGGAGGAGAAGCTGGTTGAGACCTTCAGGGAAAAACAGGTGGATGGTCTTATTATTACCACCACCAACCCCAGGGGAGCCGTCCTGAAAACACTGGTGGACGAGGAAATACCCTTTGTTCTGCTGTACAGCACAGTAAAAAAAGGCCCCATGACCGTGGTCGGGGTTGACAATTTCCGGGGTGGCTACCGGGCAACCGAGCACCTGGTGAAATTGGGACACAGACGTATCGGTATGGTTGCAGGTCGCTTTTCCATTTCCGACAGAAGCTTTCATCGTTGGCACGGGTACAGGCAGTGCCTGAAAAATAATAAAATTTCCTACGATAAAGCTCTTCTCATTCAGACCGACTATTCTCTGACGGGTGGAAGAGACGCGGTAAAAAAACTGCTTTCTCTTAAAGATCCGCCAACCGCTTTTTTCTGCTCAAACGATTTTCTTGCCCTGGGGGCCATGAAGGGTGCGAGGGAGCTGGGGCTGCAACTGCCCCGGGACCTGTCCATCGTCGGTTTTGATGATATCCGTATAGCGTCCTATGTCATTCCCGAGTTGACAACAATCAGGCAGCCGGCATATGACATTGGAAAACTCGGGGCGGATCTCCTGTTTCAACGGATAGGAGGATGTATGAAGCCTGTTCACAGAATGCTTGATCTCTCCCTGATAGTCAGAGAGTCCACTGCCGGTCCTGTCGGGTAG
- a CDS encoding MBL fold metallo-hydrolase, with product MTGHRLLRLTEKVQRIENCGLFVDLIKTSRGTIRVGSMPDVSKYLEHYGFREETVIVPDWEGSMCGDNRTGEEFVLWRSQLKTDMGKKYVGSPDNLKRMYGNLEKIFPFFFDPERIGIVRKSWLDNWFKKEPAAPLYRNNSLEIHCEGGNITVRDQGQNIYSRKESLPPVDVNEAVEEILATVTRDNLRRDDLEVTAVGTGNGFTGTVSSAVVRFGTSVIWIDPCGYPAWNLAEHGIHWDDITHILITHNHEDHIQGFSACLKKAEHTGIPIQLITGRAILNILRKQFSPLCPQFDRLVRFIPLSPANHPLKLGKLQLDCRWNHHFLPYGTLGLKFSGGGKVFGFSGDTKLDEKINRILGRKKLLPQWFARCDLLFHEVDFDSPGSVHTHWKQVEKLQQAVAARILCYHSAVLDNGPLPQVKAGKTYRL from the coding sequence ATGACAGGTCACCGGTTACTCCGTCTCACAGAAAAAGTACAACGTATTGAAAACTGTGGTCTTTTCGTTGATCTTATAAAAACTTCCAGGGGAACGATACGGGTAGGCAGCATGCCCGATGTATCAAAATACCTGGAACACTATGGATTCAGAGAAGAAACCGTAATAGTACCGGACTGGGAAGGTTCCATGTGTGGCGACAACCGCACGGGGGAAGAATTTGTTCTCTGGCGTTCCCAGCTCAAAACAGATATGGGCAAAAAATATGTGGGTTCTCCTGACAATCTGAAAAGAATGTACGGCAATCTGGAAAAAATATTTCCTTTTTTCTTTGATCCCGAACGGATTGGAATTGTCAGAAAAAGCTGGCTGGACAACTGGTTCAAAAAAGAACCGGCTGCCCCTCTGTACAGAAACAATTCCCTGGAAATTCACTGCGAGGGGGGAAACATCACGGTAAGGGACCAGGGACAGAACATTTACAGTAGAAAAGAATCGTTACCACCAGTGGATGTGAATGAAGCGGTGGAAGAAATACTTGCTACAGTGACAAGGGACAACCTCAGGAGGGATGACCTGGAAGTCACGGCAGTCGGCACCGGCAACGGCTTTACGGGAACGGTATCCAGTGCAGTGGTCCGTTTCGGAACTTCCGTTATCTGGATTGATCCCTGTGGATATCCAGCCTGGAATCTTGCAGAGCACGGTATTCACTGGGATGATATCACCCATATTCTCATTACCCATAACCACGAAGATCATATCCAGGGATTTTCTGCCTGCCTGAAAAAAGCAGAACATACCGGTATCCCGATACAGCTCATCACCGGGCGGGCCATTTTGAATATCCTCAGAAAACAGTTCAGCCCACTTTGTCCTCAATTTGACAGGCTGGTGCGTTTCATACCACTGTCTCCGGCGAATCATCCCCTGAAACTGGGGAAACTGCAACTTGACTGTCGCTGGAACCACCATTTTCTGCCCTACGGCACCCTGGGGTTGAAATTCTCCGGAGGTGGAAAGGTTTTTGGTTTTTCAGGAGACACCAAACTGGATGAAAAGATCAATCGCATTCTCGGCAGAAAAAAACTCCTTCCCCAATGGTTTGCGCGGTGCGACCTGCTGTTTCATGAGGTGGATTTTGACAGTCCGGGCAGCGTTCATACCCATTGGAAACAGGTGGAAAAACTGCAACAGGCCGTTGCTGCCCGAATTCTCTGCTATCATTCAGCTGTCCTGGATAACGGCCCTCTTCCCCAGGTAAAAGCGGGAAAAACATACAGACTGTAA